Within the Butyrivibrio sp. AE3004 genome, the region CTACTAACATTTATTTACTTCCTCCTTCCGGGTAAAAAACTTCTATTTCAAACGAATCATGTACTGCTTTTCTTGCAGTGGTAAGATTTTCGAGTTTTCCGTCTCTTATAAGCTGAACCATCGCATTGCCTATCGCAGTTGCTTCCGAAGGTCCTGCCAGAACTGTAAGTCCCGTAGCGTCTGCGGTAAGCTGATTTAAATAGCTGTTCTTGCACCCACCACCGATTATATGGATCACTTCGTATTCAATGCCTGTATTTTTGCTTATTTCCTCAGCTGTTTTTTCATAGCATACAGAGAGACTTTTATATATCACAGCTGCAATTTCTCCGGGCGTTTGCGGAATGGGCTGTCCCGAATCCTCGCAAGCTTTCTTTATTTCTATTGTCATATTTTCGGGTGAAAGGAATCTCTCATCATTTGCATTTACTATAGAAGGAAAACTGTCAGCTTCCTTTGCAAGCCTTGCATATTCAGCAAAGCTAAGGGCATCTTTCGCTTCATGTCTTACCTGCTGTATCATCCAGAGTCCCATGATATTTTTCAAATATCTGAATCTGTAATCATAACCGCCCTCATTTGTGAAATTCTTTTCCCTGTCGCAATCTCTTGCGAGAACTTCATTATTCTCAACGCCCATAAGAGACCATGTCCCTGAGCTAATATATAAGCCCTCATTTCCGAGATGCGGCATTGCCATTACAGCCGATGCAGTGTCATGGCTTGCGCACTGCAAAACCTTACAGTCAAATCCGACTTCATTCCTTATGCTGTCCTTAAGCTGTCCGACCTCATTTCCCGGAAGTGACAATTCAAGGAAAATCTCCTTTGGAAGCTTTAATTTCTCTATCAGTTCATAATCCCACTGCTTTGTCGCAGGATTTACAAGCTGCGTCGTTGTGGCATTGGTGTACTCAAAAGCCTTATTTCCCGTCAAAAGGAAATTCAAATAATCAGGTATCATCAAAAAGGTCTTCGCTTTACCAAGAACCTCAGGTCTTTGCAGCCTGTCTGCAGTCAGCTGATAAATTGTATTAAAAATCGCCTTCTGAATTCCGGTTCTTTTATAAAGCTCATCCTCCGGAATAAGCTCATAAACCGCTTTATCAATTCCTTCTGTTCTGTGATCCCTATATCCGTAGGTATCACCGATCAGGTTGTCATTTTCGTCAAGCAGCGCATAATCTACTGCCCACGTATCTATCGCCATTGATTTCGGAATCTTATTAAGCTTCCTGCATTCTTTCATTCCGTTTACGATTTCAACAAAAAGCTTATCAGTATCCCAGAGGAGCTTGCCGTCCCTATGCGTCATGCCATTCTCAAAGCGATAGATTTCTTCCATTAAAATCTTCCCATCTTCATATGAAAAGAGCATATGTCTTCCGCTTGAAGCTCCAATATCAACGGCTAAATAATACTCGCCCATAATTACCCTCTCTTGTTTGTTACTCATTTGACTATTTTGCAAGCTTTTCTTGTATGTCATTTTCAGTTGCATGCAGGAGTCATTTGCTTGTACAAATTATATTTTTAAAGGGCACAAGACATAAGGTCCCCATGGAACAAAAAATAGG harbors:
- the rhaB gene encoding rhamnulokinase; translation: MGEYYLAVDIGASSGRHMLFSYEDGKILMEEIYRFENGMTHRDGKLLWDTDKLFVEIVNGMKECRKLNKIPKSMAIDTWAVDYALLDENDNLIGDTYGYRDHRTEGIDKAVYELIPEDELYKRTGIQKAIFNTIYQLTADRLQRPEVLGKAKTFLMIPDYLNFLLTGNKAFEYTNATTTQLVNPATKQWDYELIEKLKLPKEIFLELSLPGNEVGQLKDSIRNEVGFDCKVLQCASHDTASAVMAMPHLGNEGLYISSGTWSLMGVENNEVLARDCDREKNFTNEGGYDYRFRYLKNIMGLWMIQQVRHEAKDALSFAEYARLAKEADSFPSIVNANDERFLSPENMTIEIKKACEDSGQPIPQTPGEIAAVIYKSLSVCYEKTAEEISKNTGIEYEVIHIIGGGCKNSYLNQLTADATGLTVLAGPSEATAIGNAMVQLIRDGKLENLTTARKAVHDSFEIEVFYPEGGSK